The DNA segment aacaaatattgcaaaaaaattggAGGTAGATTGTTTTTTCTTCTCTGTAAATTGGGACAACATAAGGAACACTAATAATTTCactgaaaaatctttaatagaacaattttctaatattattggGAAGTTTGAACTAAACTACAGTTAAGTTGCCGTTAAAATGAAttgactttaaattatttttNNNNNNNNNNNNNNNNNNNNNNNNNNNNNNNNNNNNNNNNNNNNNNNNNNNNNNNNNNNNNNNNNNNNNNNNNNNNNNNNNNNNNNNNNNNNNNNNNNNNNNNNNNNNNNNNNNNNNNNNNNNNNNNNNNNNNNNNNNNNNNNNNNNNNNNNNNNNNNNNNNNNNNNNNNNNNNNNNNNNNNNNNNNNNNNNNNNNNNNNNNNNNNNNNNNNNNNNNNNNNNNNNNNNNNNNNNNNNNNNNNNNNNNNNNNNNNNNNNNNNNNNNNNNNNNNNNNNNNNNNNNNNNNNNNNNNNNNNNNNNNNNNNNNNNNNNNNNNNNNNNNNNNNNNNNNNNNNNNNNNNNNNNNNNNNNNNNNNNNNNNNNNNNNNNNNNNNNNNNNNNNNNNNNNNNNNNNNNNNNNNNNNNNNNNNNNNNNNNNNNNNNNNNNNNNNNNNNNNNNNNNNNNNNNNNNNNNNNNNNNNNNNNNNNNNNNNNNNNNNNNNNNNNNNNNNNNNNNNNNTAATAAATTCGTTGAGGCGATTTCTTCGTCTGCAGACTCTCACATTCCACTTAAAAAGGCAAATCATCCAAGTCGCCGCCATGGTGGGATGCAGAGTGCACGAGCATTATTCACCAACGCCACAAagctgaaattaaatataactcttCAATGACGACAGAGAATTTCATTCTTTTCAACAAATGTCGGCCCGTTCCCGCAGATTATTATCCCTAAAAAAGCAGGGTTGGATGCGGTTTTGCGAAGAGTCTGTCACCCAAATTCCCTTCATCATATGTTTGGAGTCAAATAAAAAGTTTAGATCTGCCCGTAATTTTTCTAATACCCCATCAATGATCCTTCCACTTGGATCGACTCATTTGCTTCTAAATTGCCCCTCCTTCAGTCCCAGACTTTTCCTGTCTTCCCTCTTATATCCTCCTCTTCCTTCAACTCACCCTAGCATCCCCATTTTCGTTTGAAGAATTGCAATTGTCTTTAGACGGCCTTGTCGACTCTTCTCCTGGGCTTGGCATTCCTATTCGTTCTTGACAGAGCTAATGATAACTGCAAACAGTTTTACCTAAAActgattaataattttgaaactgGTGTTGTTTTGATGCATggaaaacacaaattattatacCTCTTCAAACCAGGTAAAAATCCTCTTCACTCTTCTTCATATAGACCATAGCCCTCTCCtctatattacttaaaatttcagAACATTTGCTCAAACATCGATTGGATTGGTTCATGGAGAACTCAGGCAAATTGTCAGATACGCAGTTTGGATTCAGGAAAGGAATAGACTCTGACAGTCTTAGCATTCTTACAACTGATATTGAATTTGATGACGAGCAGATCGGTGAGGCAATTAAAATCAACTTAACACATTCTTACCCCTAGAACTGTCTGGAAAGGCCTACCTGCCTCAAGGTTCAGTACTGAGTCCTCTGCTTTACAACATTTATACTTATGATCTTGATGTAGTGGTGAACAGTTACTGTCAAGTCCTACAATACGCAGATGACCTCGTACTTTACTCATCTTCCAAATTTATCCACTGTGTAGAATCTGACTTAAACCAGGCACTAGCATATCTGGGTGATTGGTTAAATGTTCATGGTCTCACCCTATCAACATCAAAATGCAATTCAGTGTTgtttacaaaagaaatattccCCTGTTAAATCCTTATTGATGACGAAGTCATTACTCAGTCTATCAAACTAAATTTCTAGGCATTATACTAGATTCGAGGATGACCGGTATCCCCATTGCCTTTACATTTcccaaaaatgtgaaaaatgaTTAACATCTTGCGTTCCCTGTCTGGAGTTTGGTGGGGTGCATCCTTACTCTCAAAAATTGCTATACAATGCAATTATCAGAAGTCACCTGGATTACGGCTGTTTTCTGCTAGACCATTGTAATAAGGCAGGTTTGAATAGTTTGGATAAAATACAAGCTAGATGTTTACGTATAATTATGGGGGCTATGAAATCTACTCCTATCAATGCCATGCAAGTGGAGTGCGTTGAACCCCTTCATATCCGTCGCCAGTACCTGTGTGacagatttttctttaaaattgttcAATCTACTTCTCACCCTCTTTTAGATAAACTTAGAACTCTTTCACAGTCACTTCCAAGTAATCCACGGTCCATGCCTTGTCTTCTTCTTAGTTTCCGCAGTTTTTCTCAATTATCTTGCCCAACGTTCCAATCCTCACTTAGTCCTTTGTACTCCCTTCCTTATAAGGCCCTAATTTTAAACCCTCTGTCCTTCTCAATTTCGGCATAAATAAAGGTACAATTGAGgcaaacattgttttaatgagatattgaattcaaaatggGAGGGTTGGTTACCAATGTTTTGCGATGCCTCTAAATTATCAGATGACGCGTGCGTGGGTTCGGCTGTTTGGATTCCTAATTCACGCATCatactttcttttaaatctCCTCCTGTGTACCTCTGTATACAGGGGAATCTATAGCAATACTTGAAGCTGTTCGATTTGCCCAATCGCATAAATTagataaatctataatttttccGACTCTTTAAGTAGTCTTCAGGCCATAATGTCCAATCCATTCCGCTCCAAATCTAAATTCCCTATTACCTTGAAAATAAGACAGACATTGTTTGAGTGTGCTCTACATAACCTTAAAATAGTACTGGCCTGGATTCCGGGTCATGAAGGGATTCATGGCAATGAAACTGTGGACTCCTGTGCAAAATTTGCGACTCAGAGTGGTTCCTTGAATACTACAATTACTTCAGCCAAGACTTATGTGGCTTTTTGTCGCGTACTCGACTAACTCGCACATGGAATGAGCAGTGGCGGGTATCTAAATCGGTGAAGGGAAAATACTATGGAGACATTGTTCCAGATATCCCAGTCAAACCATGGTTTTCAAGTTCCGTCAATTGGACAAAACTGCTATTTCCACTATCTGTCGTCTTCGTTTCGACCATGCATGCACCCCGATTCATCTGGCAAAATTAAGGGTTAGAGACCATTCACTTTGTGAATGTGGCTTGGAGGAAGGAAGCGCCGatcatttattctttaattGTCCCAAATTACGATATCCCTATATAATATTCTTCCTGATAACGTCTCCCGCCCCACTAGTTTCAAGTGTATCCTCTCCTTAGTAGACTCTCCCTTTGTTAGACAGCtatgtaaatttatagaaattaacaaaataaagttataacataGGTAACTGTCTAAGTCTAAAGTCCTTTCTAACTTTTAGTCATAAGTGTCAAATGTTTCTGTACGTTTAGTTATATCTAATGCAtgtggtgttatttatttattggtttgaaataatatttatatgcgtGATGTCTACTTATCATATACATGTTGTTGTAGATCACTAACATTTGGGAAAACATCAATTCAATACGCTACGAGGGAAAAAAAAGAGTCAACTGTCACTCAATAACTGTCTTAACGTAGTGGTTATATCCTATGGAACTGTCAAATCCCCTTCGTTTATCTTCTCCCATTAACAAAAGTCTTCATCATAAAGACATTCAACTTTAATACCCAGATTAATACCTCAGTAATCTGCAGTCTGAAACAACGTGACATTGGCGGAATAGCTTCATAATCAAGCTCGTCGCCAGTAATcagaaagaagaagaagaaatttATCGATGGAGTGGGCATCGATTATATTCATATTGTCAAAACAATTGTCATTCAcattcaatcataatataaagcatgttttagcaaaataaatagatttttattttgatatgaatGATTGTTCTAGAGAttcagtaaaaattataattatttacacttTCTTGTTTTATACTACTTCTCTTTATCTctttataacataaatcaaGGAGAAAAGATAACATAAACACATCTATGTCCTCTACTGCACAACATAACCTCAATTTTTCCAGgcatgtcaataaataaattttgaagaaatatttgtaGAGAAATACTTTTCAGTGTGCAAATCACAGGATACTAATGAAATAGCTAATAATGTCTTCTGGAACGCGCTTATTTGTGGGTAACCTCCCagaaaatacaaatgaaaatgAATTGCGAAGTGCTTTCTCAAGTTATGGCGAGATAACTGGTGtagatttaaaaagtaaatcagGATCTACAGAGGAACAGaaaaagtttgcttttgtaacTATTTCCTCTTCAAATCTTAATATAGAATCATGTAAGTTGgtgaataaacatttatttatttatttattatcaaactaATACTACTTACAGGGTCATTACCCCAATGCTGTAGTATCGACAATCTATttacatgtatatatataatagttatttagttttataacatattatccATGTTGCTATCCTTGTGGGAATTCACTCCAGAGGGACAATTAAATACATCAGTTTCAATTGCAATGAAGTTGAGAGTTGAACATGTAATGACTGAACGTCtatcaatatatactattttaatttatctatatgcaggtataaaacatttttcaaacgAAGATTTTAAGGGCGCAAGGTTGTATGTGACACGAGCTGCATTGAGAAGTTTTCTGGAGGCGCTTGCAAGGAAAGACAAGCAAAAAAAGGAGGAAAACAAAGGTTATTAACAATTCAATTAGGGCATGTGTTTGGCTCAAGGCTATTATAAGTCTTGAAAACTAACCCTAGATTATGTTAGCTCTACACACACATTTTCACTTCTTTATAAGCAAATGAATCTACTGAGAAactcaatgtgtatttctgattTACAGACATTAAATAAGAACATTATACACGCTTATCGAAATTGTCaacaataatgatatttttgtaacttTATAGGAGAAATTGGAAGAGTTGCCTAAAAAGAatccaataattaaattaagtgaCAAATTAAATCCTCGTAAAAGAAAATCAGATGTCATTCAGTCAGAGACAAATCATggttctaaatttaataaacccTTACATaaacagaaatatgttaaatctgAATTTGATAATAGTACCGAGGTCGGCCAAGAAATATTATCTGAAGGAGATAAGAAAAAGAAAGATTCTGATAAAAAAAGATTGGAGTCAATGAAAAAGAAAAGACAGGAATTTAAGGAGAAGCAAATGATCATCAAAACTGGACTTACTAGTGTTGTAAGTTACAAAATTTCCTGACAATAACTTCAATTTATTCATTGCCTGATTGGGCAACATcccattatataatttacttttggactttataatatacaaaaagagTCTTCCCATTCTGTTTAGTACATAAATAtgattgaaaaacaaatattgcaaaaaaattggAGGTAGATTGTTTTTTCTTCTCTGTAAATTGGGACAACATAAGGAACACTAATAATTTCactgaaaaatctttaatagaacaattttctaatattattggGAAGTTTGAACTAAACTACAGTTAAGTTGCCGTTAAAATGAAttgactttaaattattttttattataatacaggacAAAACACCAAACAAAAAAGTGATATTTTcggataatgatgatgatatcaCACCAATAATGAATGGTGAAGgtaaaaaatcacaaaagcaTAAtgctaaaaatacattatttgatGACAATGATGAAAGTGAAGATGATGTGAACTTTGAAATTAAGCAACAATTTGAAGGCAAAAAGGGGCAaaaggtaacaaaaataaaagacttgacatgatttaaatttttaggaagttttttatttacttttaatattaggtTTTAGATTTGCAATCAAGATATAAATCTGATAAACGTTTCATCTTAGATGAAAGGTTCATTGATGGAGACCAATCAGAAACAGAAGAACAAAAGGAAGAAGAAAATGAAGAAATTGAATTAGAACAGGTTGATGAAAAGAAGAAAcaacttaatattttacaagatgTTCTTGGTGtagctataaaaacaaaaattcgaGATCAAGACAATGCAAAGTCTAAGTAAGTATTCAAAAAGGATATGCATAGTACCTAGTAAATACCATTAGATATGTtgcaattgtaaaaaaaaatatatataattccaGGACCAAAATAGGAATGTTGCGGTTTGATCCTCTGCAGCCAGATCATGCAAAATTTTTAATGCCATTGGAAGAAAAAAAGCAGGAAATTAAAAAgagtaaaaagaaaaacaaagataaaaaagatgAAGTTGAAGAGCAAAGTCAAGAATTTGTTGAAGAGAAAGTTGAAGTATCAAAAGAACAGTTTTACAAAGTTAGTGAGACATTAAAAGAAGCCATAGCGCAGCCAACATCATTTAGTCTAAGGAGTTTATTTACCAGGAATGAAGATGATGATAATGGTATAtactttcttattattttatattattttgtagtagAATTAATTCTGGAGTAAAACATCATCtgacattgaaaatatttcagcTCCTCAAGACCAAGAAATGAATTATATACCTTTGGAAAAACCTAGCAAACCTAAAGTAAAGAATCCTCTTGACCCTGGAGAGAAGAATCCATTTGTGTATGATTCATCTGACTCTGAAGCTGAGGAAGAAAAAGAAGTGAAAATAAATCCAGCAACACCTCAGCCTGAACCTAAAGCTGTATGGAAGGAAAACTTATTCTTCTCCAGTGATGACACTAGATTAAAAGGTATGATTGTAAATATTTCTCTATAGTGTAATAATAGTAATGAAAAAAGTTAGCAGCAAATACTGACCGTGGCATATTCTgaacaatttgttttaatatcttgtgtagGCATCAGTGTCACTGAACTGCTTTGAAAGTAGAGTGTGGGAAgatacacaatattttgtttaagggTGTGTACCTCATAATTTATGTCTCAAGGTAGAACATTTTAATAGTgtgttgtctatttctgtcaaagGGGGCTAGggcttttgtaaataaaatattttaagtttatcaaAGCACCAATCAAAGTGCATGTATGGAGTGACAAACTTGTGACCATACAATgctcaaaatatgaaataaaaaactattttacttttttataatagtagtaaAATGAAACAGTCACTATTTTCAATTTCATGAAAGTCTAAAAGGCCATAACAAAAGGTTGTAATAATAATGCCATAACAAATCCTGTAGTAAAAATTTTTtcgtgttaaataattaaaggatTGTACGCTttgtaatttatgaattaaaaaataaagttaacccATGTTGTAAAGTACAATATAATTTGGTTTCAGAAGcattaatattctttaataaaccTATCGAAACAGATGTACAGAAGGAAAGAAGAGAACTGAAATCACTGATGAAAAAACGCATTTAcaacaaagaaagaaaaagtcAAATGTTCCAAAAGAAAATAGGTGGgagaaaaaaaactatgaaaaagagttacaataaaaataaaagcaaacatAGTTGAgagtattatgtaattaaaagaattttgtCATATCTAgttcttttattttctattgaaaACAATGCAAATTATCTCTTCTTCCAGGTAGGCTTCTTTCTTGCACCAGGTTGGCCAGGCTTCTTTCGTTCACGTCTTCTGTGGTCTCTGGTTAATATGCCAGCCACTTGCATTTTTTCCAACATGTCTTTATCAACAAAACTACGTAATCCCCAGGCAATGCCCCATCTTATAGCTCCAGACTGGCCAGATGGTCCTCCACCTTCAATATTACATTCTACATCAACCCGATCTTGCATTCCACTAAAGATTAATGGGAACATAACTTGCTCTCTAGATTGGACATCTTCAAAGTATGTCAAATCCTTgccatttattgttatttttccaGTGCCTGGAGAACGAATAGTGACATCTCCCCTTGAATCTTTGCGTAAACATTCATAAGTGGTAACAAAAGCTCGACCTTCATCATCATAACTAGGTTTGGGTATTTCTAAAGCAAATTTCTGGGAAACTAGAGGTTTCCTATacttttcaataaaatctttgtatCTATATGAATAAGGAAAAGCGGCCAGTCTCTCCATGACCACTTTGAAATTATCATATTCTAAATCGGAAATACTCTCAACAAGAACTTGTTCTAGTTGATCTTTGGATAACCATAGACTGCTGCCTAATTCGAGTTTGCCATTCGGATCTGGTGTTGCCTTTTTTCTTATAACCTTATCTTGGAAATTGTACAGTTGTTGTAAATTATCAGCAGCATCATGTAGAAGTTTGAAAAAATTAGGCTTTCCagtataaaataagaaatggtGAGGCCTGCCAGCTTCATCAAATTCAGCGGCTTTACGAGCAGGAAACACTTCTTCTGGTGGTTTCATTAGTGGTCGAGCAGCAGGGTCATAAATACCACttggaaataaatattcaatagctcGGTCGACATCTTTTTGAGTAAACGTCTCCGGATCCTCCCCCATCATGTTTGCAAGGTGTCGCTTACCAATATTGTATTCAATTTGCTGTTGTTTCATAAATTCATCATGTTCTTTGGCTCTTTCTAAATAAGCCTTCATAGCCTTgctgatttttttcttttcgctTAATGTTTCCCAGTCTGTTAAGTTATTGAGAACATTTTTAGATGGGTCCACAGATTTCGTACTATACTGTATACTGGCACATATTAAtgggtttttataattaacacatAGCTTTGTTGCGGGCAGTAATTGCCTCAAAGAGAAAGACTTTATTCCACTTTGGAACATAGTGAAACGGTTGAGTTCATGCACTTATTCTTAGTACACGGTCCATTACCATAAGATACTTAGAGTCGTTTTAAAATAGATACTTTGCTTTTTTGAGACTCGTAGATACTTCTcaattattagaattttataacctcaatttatatagattttttgtgttttaattttttacgaaTGTTGCCCGAAAATTTGTCTTTAAGATTGACATCAGTCAATGATCATGCTGCTTGaagaaattataagaaaaagaaTGTCAtccctaaatatttataaaataagaattcTTGTCTATGCAATTCAGTTGTATCGAGTATAatacttactataaaaaaacatagaatttATGTACATGTgtatataaattctatatttttttatttcttttcatttgaAAGTTCTGCGTGTATATTTTCCTGAATtcatagtaaattaaaaaatgtcggCAAGTGGCAACCCTTATTAGAAAATGACGCGCGGTCTTGGCGTTCATTGACATCCgttgtaattttgaaaataaaaacagaaaactcTGTAGAAATTCGGACACGcatgattttatgtaataaacaagttacattgtgaCGATAAAGTGCTCTTAAGTGAGAAGAAACAATGGATAGTGACAGTGAAAATGATATACTTACATCTAACAACGTTTTTACTTTTCAGACTATGAATACGGTTAGACTTCCATTTGTACGATTTTTCTTCaactactaaaattaattcaacATTAGATgtcttaattgtttttatatacattacgTTCATAAAGTGTTATTCATCTAtcatgtaaagaaaaaattgaTAAGTGAATTAATGcgtatacatata comes from the Manduca sexta isolate Smith_Timp_Sample1 chromosome 16, JHU_Msex_v1.0, whole genome shotgun sequence genome and includes:
- the LOC115447759 gene encoding nucleolar protein 8 isoform X2, whose translation is MCLLERAYLWVTSQKIQMKMNCEVLSRSYGEITGVDLKSKSGSSVEQKKFAFVTISSSNLNIESCIKHFSNEDFKGARLYVTRARESFLERLQRERQETQKKEENKEKLEELPKKNPIIKLSDKLNPRKRKSDVIQSETNHGSKFNKPLHKQKYVKSEFDNSTEVGQEILSEGDKKKKDSDKKRLESMKKKRQEFKEKQMIIKTGLTSVDKTPNKKVIFSDNDDDITPIMNGEGKKSQKHNAKNTLFDDNDESEDDVNFEIKQQFEGKKGQKVLDLQSRYKSDKRFILDERFIDGDQSETEEQKEEENEEIELEQVDEKKKQLNILQDVLGVAIKTKIRDQDNAKSKTKIGMLRFDPLQPDHAKFLMPLEEKKQEIKKSKKKNKDKKDEVEEQSQEFVEEKVEVSKEQFYKVSETLKEAIAQPTSFSLRSLFTRNEDDDNAPQDQEMNYIPLEKPSKPKVKNPLDPGEKNPFVYDSSDSEAEEEKEVKINPATPQPEPKAVWKENLFFSSDDTRLKEALIFFNKPIETDVQKERRELKSLMKKRIYNKERKSQMFQKKIGGRKKTMKKSYNKNKSKHS
- the LOC115447759 gene encoding nucleolar protein 8 isoform X1, whose protein sequence is MCLLERAYLWVTSQKIQMKMNCEVLSRSYGEITGVDLKSKSGSSVEQKKFAFVTISSSNLNIESCIKHFSNEDFKGARLYVTRARESFLERLQRERQETQKKEENKEKLEELPKKNPIIKLSDKLNPRKRKSDVIQSETNHGSKFNKPLHKQKYVKSEFDNSTEVGQEILSEGDKKKKDSDKKRLESMKKKRQEFKEKQMIIKTGLTSVDKTPNKKVIFSDNDDDITPIMNGEGKKSQKHNAKNTLFDDNDESEDDVNFEIKQQFEGKKGQKVLDLQSRYKSDKRFILDERFIDGDQSETEEQKEEENEEIELEQVDEKKKQLNILQDVLGVAIKTKIRDQDNAKSKTKIGMLRFDPLQPDHAKFLMPLEEKKQEIKKSKKKNKDKKDEVEEQSQEFVEEKVEVSKEQFYKVSETLKEAIAQPTSFSLRSLFTRNEDDDNAPQDQEMNYIPLEKPSKPKVKNPLDPGEKNPFVYDSSDSEAEEEKEVKINPATPQPEPKAVWKENLFFSSDDTRLKEALIFFNKPIETDVQKERRELKSLMKKRIYNKERKSQMFQKKIGGRKKTMKKSYNKNKSKHS
- the LOC115447760 gene encoding 28S ribosomal protein S9, mitochondrial translates to MFQSGIKSFSLRQLLPATKLCVNYKNPLICASIQYSTKSVDPSKNVLNNLTDWETLSEKKKISKAMKAYLERAKEHDEFMKQQQIEYNIGKRHLANMMGEDPETFTQKDVDRAIEYLFPSGIYDPAARPLMKPPEEVFPARKAAEFDEAGRPHHFLFYTGKPNFFKLLHDAADNLQQLYNFQDKVIRKKATPDPNGKLELGSSLWLSKDQLEQVLVESISDLEYDNFKVVMERLAAFPYSYRYKDFIEKYRKPLVSQKFALEIPKPSYDDEGRAFVTTYECLRKDSRGDVTIRSPGTGKITINGKDLTYFEDVQSREQVMFPLIFSGMQDRVDVECNIEGGGPSGQSGAIRWGIAWGLRSFVDKDMLEKMQVAGILTRDHRRRERKKPGQPGARKKPTWKKR